The following coding sequences lie in one Caproicibacterium argilliputei genomic window:
- a CDS encoding IS5 family transposase, translating into MSMSALCDELAQARTKKKEFLEQIERIVPWGKWVAMIKPCYYKGEHGNKPYDLELMLRLYLLQNLYNLSDEATVAETIDSRAFSDFCGVESSNQVPDGDTLGRFRNILIQNGLQEQLFAQVANLLQQKGLLLKKGTIVDSTIIAAPSSTKNQEKQRDPDAHQVKKGNAWHFGYKAHVGVDKDSGLVHTVEVTAANVHDVAMTSKLLTGEESVVYGDSGYLGAEKREDAIIKNNAGKRIRYKFNRRPSQIKKGSNRSQAQLKRREHEKSSVRAKVEHVFAVVKGLLRYRKTRYRGLQKQTAKLNMMFALANLILADRPCLSV; encoded by the coding sequence ATGAGTATGTCAGCTCTGTGCGATGAACTGGCACAGGCGCGTACGAAGAAAAAAGAATTTCTCGAGCAGATTGAGCGCATCGTTCCATGGGGGAAATGGGTGGCCATGATCAAGCCGTGCTACTACAAAGGAGAGCACGGAAACAAGCCCTATGATTTGGAACTGATGCTGCGGCTGTATCTGCTGCAAAACCTATATAATCTATCCGACGAAGCAACGGTGGCTGAAACGATCGACAGTCGTGCCTTTTCGGATTTCTGCGGCGTGGAATCAAGCAATCAGGTGCCGGACGGGGATACGCTGGGAAGATTTCGTAATATTCTCATACAAAACGGTTTGCAGGAGCAGTTGTTTGCGCAGGTGGCAAATTTGCTGCAACAAAAGGGACTGCTTCTGAAAAAGGGTACCATTGTGGATTCCACCATCATAGCCGCTCCGTCCTCCACGAAAAATCAGGAGAAGCAGCGAGACCCGGATGCACATCAGGTGAAGAAGGGCAATGCGTGGCACTTTGGCTACAAGGCACATGTTGGGGTGGATAAGGATAGCGGGCTTGTTCACACGGTTGAGGTAACGGCCGCCAATGTCCATGATGTCGCCATGACCTCCAAACTGCTGACCGGAGAGGAAAGCGTTGTATACGGAGACAGCGGATATTTGGGAGCGGAAAAGCGCGAGGATGCCATTATAAAGAACAATGCTGGCAAGCGTATCCGTTACAAGTTCAATCGTCGCCCATCGCAAATCAAAAAGGGTTCCAACAGGTCGCAAGCCCAACTCAAGCGCAGAGAGCACGAAAAGTCATCGGTTCGTGCCAAAGTAGAACATGTTTTTGCCGTTGTGAAAGGTCTGTTACGGTACCGAAAGACGCGATACCGAGGTCTGCAAAAGCAGACCGCCAAACTGAATATGATGTTTGCGTTGGCGAATCTGATTCTGGCTGACAGGCCCTGCCTGTCAGTCTGA